One segment of Setaria viridis chromosome 4, Setaria_viridis_v4.0, whole genome shotgun sequence DNA contains the following:
- the LOC117854013 gene encoding uncharacterized protein, whose amino-acid sequence MDGDGDMIPFSPSAETSPSSSDIASESTGSFFRDRSTTLGTLMGVSLADEEPGPGQDHHQPERDAGEGTETPRAPVHEGEGWRWRGRWRRRRWRSAGGSWWRLCRDDARVPTSLGHFLDMERQLSGAGLLCGDGSGGREVAAAAVSPLLEDDGRVRPAAAGAAGEESGRWKLRRPAQGTSSSLASLPVLLTAICSAIFETHPSTRTGRML is encoded by the exons atggacgGAGACGGCGACATGATCCCATTTTCGCCCTCCGCGGAGACATCGCCCTCCTCGTCCGATATCGCCAGCGAG TCCACGGGGTCGTTCTTTCGGGACCGGAGCACGACGCTGGGGACGCTGATGGGCGTGTCCCTCGCCGACGAGGAGCCGGGGCCGGGCCAGGACCACCACCAGCCGGAGCGGGATGCAGGGGAGGGGACGGAGACTCCGCGCGCTCCGGTGCACGAGGGTGAGGGGTGGAGGTGGCGCGGGAGGTggaggcgccggcgctggcgcagCGCAGGCGGCAGCTGGTGGAGGCTTTGCAGGGACGACGCCCGCGTGCCCACGTCGCTGGGCCACTTCCTGGACATGGAGAGGCAGCTCTCCGGCGCCGGGCTGCTGTGCGGCGACGGCTCGGGTGGGAGGGAAGTTGCCGCGGCCGCGGTCTCGCCCCTGCTCGAGGACGACGGcagggtgcggccggcggcggctggtgcggCGGGGGAGGAAAGCGGGAGGTGGAAGCTGCGGAGACCGGCGCAGGGGACCTCGTCGTCCCTGGCGAGTCTGCCGGTGCTGCTCACGGCAATCTGCAGCGCTATCTTCGAAACCCATCCATCCACTAGAACAGGTCGTATGTTATGA